From the Saccharomonospora marina XMU15 genome, the window GGCCTTCGGCGACACCGAACAGTTGCGTTGGCTGGCCAGAGCCACCGGCATACAACCAGTGCGCGGGCAGTCGCGCGGCGAGGTGCTCACCGCCGAGTTTCGCAGGCACGCGCAGCGTATCCGGCGGCTGCACGAGAAGCTTTTCTACCGACCACTGCTCGACGCGGTGGCCCGTGTACCCACAGCGGCGCTGCGGTTGACCACGTCGCAGGCCGAGAGCAGGCTGGCTGCCCTGGGGTATGCGGCGCCGGAAGGAGCGTTGCACCACATCAAGGCGCTCACGTCGGGGGTGTCCCGCCGGGCCGCCATCCAGCAGACGCTGCTGCCCGTCCTGCTCGACCTGCTTGCCGACACCCCCGATCCGGACGGCGGCCTGCTGGCCTACCGGAAGGTGTCCGAAGCGCTCGCCGAAACCCCGTGGTACCTGCGGGTGCTGCGGGACGAGGCCGCCGTGGTCGAGCGACTGGCCACGTTGCTGGGTACCGCCCGCCTGGTTCCCGATCTGCTTGTTCGGGCACCGGAGGTGCTGAAGCTGCTCGGCGAGGTGGACCGGCTCGCCGGGCGTTCGCCGGACGAGGTCGCCACGTCGCTGCGTTCGGCCGCCCGCAGGCAGCCAGGCATGGACGCGGCGGTCGCGACGGCTCGGTCGTTACGTCGGCACGAACTGCTGCGGGTTGCCTGTGCCGATCTGCTCGGCATGCTCGAGGTGCGGGCCGTGTGCACCGCACTGTCCTCGGTGTGGGTCGCGGTGCTGCAGAGCGCTGTGGCCGCGGCGATCAGGCAGCGCTCGGCGGAGTTGGGCGCTGAACCGGCCCGCATCGCGGTGATCGGCATGGGAAGGCTCGGCGGCGCGGAACTCGGCTACGGCTCGGACGCGGATGTGCTGTTCGTATGCGAACGGTCGGGTGGCGCCTCCGACGGCGAGGCCCTGCGGTTCGCGACATCCGTGGCCGAGACGGTGCGCCGGTCTCTCAGCGCACCGAGCCAGGACCCCGCTCTGGAGGTGGATACGGACCTGCGCCCGGAGGGTCGCGGCGGTCCACTGGTGCGCACGCTCGATTCCTACCGCGCGTACTACGAGAGGTGGGGCCAGGTGTGGGAAGCGCAGGCCTTGCTGCGGGCCAAACCCGTCGCTGGAGATGAGGACCTCGGGCAGCGATTCGTGGCCGCCATCGACCCCGTCCGCTACCCGGACGGAGGACTGGACCAGGCCAAGGTACGGGAGATCCGGCGAATCAAGGCGAGAGTCGACACCGAACGCATGCCAAAAGGGGCCGATCCCACCACGCACGCCAAGCTCGGCCGCGGCGGGCTGGCCGACATCGAATGGACCGCGCAACTGATGCAGCTGCGCTACGCGCACGAAGTGCCCGCGTTGCGCACCACGTCGACACATGCCGCGCTGCGAGCATTGGCGCAGGCAGGGCTGGCCGAAACCGCCGACGTGGAATCGCTGGTCAGTGCATGGGAACTGGCCACAAGGGCACGCAACATGGCGATGCTGGTGCGGGGGAAGGCCGTGGACCAGTTGCCAACCTCCGGCCGGGAGCTGGCCGCCGTGGCCCGGGTGTTCGGATACTCGGCCGACGATGACCCAGGTGAATTCATCGACTCCTACCGGCGAGTCACTCGCCGTGCCCACTCGGTCGTGGAGCGCCTGTTCTACGAGAGCTGAGGTGCGCGGTAATCGCCATGGCGTGAAGCCTGTTTGCTCACCTTTGTAGGGCCGCGGCGACGCGGAGTGCATATGGTTGGCCTGTGACTGAGCACGAAACGTTTCGGATCCGGCTGAAGGTGCGGCACTACGAGCTGGACAGCCTTGGCCACGTCAACCACGCTGTCTACCACTCATACGGCGAGGTCGCGCGACTGGAGCTGTTCGAGAAGGCGGGCGGTGGGCCCGGCAGCAGCCACGACCAGCGGCTGGCACCGGTAATGCTCGAATCACACATCAGCTTCCGACGCGAGCTGCGGTCGGGCGAGGAAATCGATGTCACCTGCCGAGCCAAGTTCGGGGACGGCAAGACGTTCCGCATGGACTCCGGCATCTACAAGGCCGACGGCACGCTGTCGGCGGAGATCACCTGCACGCTGGGCCTGATGGATCTTGAGCGGCGTAAGCTCGTGGCCGACCCGCGTGGCTGGTTCGAGCGAAGCGGCGTCGACATGAAACTGTTGTGCGGGGAATAGCGGGCGACGACAGCAAGATCCGGCGGCGTGCTGAACATCCGCGTCGATGCCATGGTGGCCGGGTACGGCAAGGCCCGCGAGCACTGGTAGGTGTGTTCGGTTACCCGCTGGGAGCAACCCACGCCCCGCCATGACCTGCTCGTCCGCAAGCACCGCCCGATAACGTGACGCACAAACACCTCCGCGAACACGGCAAGACGTGGCCATGCCACGAATAGCCCGCCAGCTGGTGCCCGACCAGGGTTTCGACCGACGCCGAACCGGGCATATCGGCAAGCACCAGCGGAGGGCGGTGATGGGTTGTGCGGCTGCATCGCAGCGACCTGTCTCGCCCGGGCATCCGCAGACGCCGTAGCGGCAAGGGGTTCCGCTACGTCCAGCCGGACGGCTCACCGCTGCGGGACGAGGACACTGCCGCGCGGATCCGCGGCTTGGCCATCCCGCCCGCGTGGCGCGGGGTATGGATCTGCCCCCGGCCTGACGGGCACATCCAGGCAATCGGCGTGGACGGCGCCGGGCGGCGGCAGTACCTCTACCACTCGCAGTGGCGCAGGGCCCGCGACGAGGAGAAGCACAAGCGGGTGGCCGCGCTCGGCGCGATCCTGCCCCGCCTGCGGGCCCGGCTGCGCGAGCAACTCGACGCCCCCGGCCTCGGCCGGGAACGGGTGCTGGCCGCCGCGCTGCGCATGATCGACCGCGGCGTGTTCCGCGTCGGCCACGAACAGTACGCCGAGGACAACGGCTCCCGTGGCGCCGCCACACTGCTGCGCGACCATGTCCGCATCCGCCGCGACGAACTGACTTTCCGATTCCCCGCCAAAGGCGGCGCTGTGGCGACCGCAACTCTGCCCGACGAGCAACTCGCCGCAGTCCTCACGGCACTGCGCCGCCGCCGGACCGCCGATCCGCGGCTGCTGGCCTACCGGACAGCGAATGGCTGGCGCAACGTCCGCGCGGAGGACGTCAACGAACGATTCAAAGAACTCGCCGGAGAGGACTTCACGGTCAAGGACCTGCGCACCTGGAACGCCACCGTGCTCGCCGCCGTCGGACTCGGCGGCACCGAACCGCCCTCCTCACAGCGGGCGACCAAGCGTGCGATCAGCGCCGTTCTCCGGGACGTGGCCGACGAACTGGGCAACACCCCGGCCGTCGCACGGCGCTCCTACGTCGACCCACGGGTGATCACCGCGTTCACCGATGGCCTGACGATCCGCTCGGCCGTACGCAGGGTCGGCCAGCACGGTCTCAACGACGACGACACCAGAGCCCACCTGGAACGAGCGGTGCTGCGCCTGCTCCGCAAAGCAGGCCAGAACGCCACCGCCGGTGCAGGATGCTGCCGCCCGCAACGGCGCCGCTGAGCCTCCGCCTGGGTCGCAGGAGGCCACCCAGTGCCTGCGGCTCCCCGAACACTTCTCCCGCCGCTTCGCTCCCTCCGAGGCTCGTGACGATTTGGTGCAGGTCGCCTGCCCGCCGGGCCGGCGCGGTGCCCGGTTCGGGGTCTTCAGCAGCAGTGAGTTCCTCTCGTTCGCCGTGCCCAGCATCATTTTCGGGACACGACACAGACCCCATCGCCGAGCGCGTCGGCATCTCCCCGACGCAGCAGATTCCTCGCAGCACCATGAGCAACGGCCGGCCCCGCGCGGGTGGCGGAACCGGCCGTTTCGCTACGATTGCCCGCAGCCGGCCTTGGTGGTCGACAACAGCCGTTTGACCAGGTCAGGCCCGGTCGTGCATCACACGTCGTAGTACAGCGCGAACTCGTAGGGGTGCGGGCGCAGCCGCAGCGGGTCGATCTCGTTCTCACGCTTGAAGGCGATCCAGGTCTCGATCACGTCGGGCGTGAACACGCCACCCTCGAGCAGGAAGTCGTGGTCGGCCTCCAGCGAATCGAGGACCGAGCCGAGGTCGCCCGGCACGAGCTTGACGTTCTTGGCCTCCTCGGGCGGCAGCTCGTAGAGGTCCTTGTCGATGGGCTCCGGCGGCTCGATCTTGTTCTTGATGCCGTCGAGGCCCGCCATCATCATCGCCGCGAACGCCAGGTAGGGGTTACCCGAGGAGTCGGGGCAGCGGAACTCGATCCGCTTGGCCTTGGCATTGCTGCCGGTGATGGGGATCCGGACACACGCGGACCTGTTGCGCTGCGAGTACACCAGGCTGACCGGCGCCTCGAACCCGGGGACGAGCCGGTGGTAGGAGTTCACCGTCGGGTTCGTGAACGCGAGCAGACTCGGGGCATGGGCCAGGATGCCGCCGATGTAGTGACGCGCGGTGTCCGAAAGGCCTGCGTAGCCGGACTCGTCGTAGAACAGCGGTGTGCCGTCCTTCCACAGCGACTGGTGGCAGTGCATCCCCGAGCCGTTGTCGCCGAACAGCGGCTTCGGCATGAACGTCGCGGTCTTGCCCGCGTTCCACGCGGTGTTCTTGACGATGTACTTGAACAGCTGCAGGTCGTCGGCTGCGTGCAGCAGCGTGTTGAACTTGTAGTTGATCTCGGCCTGCCCGGCGGTGCCGACCTCGTGGTGGGCGCGCTCGATAGTGAAGCCGGAGCCGGTCAGCTTGTTGACGATCTCGTCCCGCAGATCGGCGTAGTGGTCCACCGGCGGCACCGGGAAGTAGCCACCCTTGAACTTGGTCTTGTAACCGCGGTTGCCGCCTTCTTCCCTGGTCCCGGTGTTCCACCAGCCCTCGACCGAGTCGATCTCGTGGAAGGTGGCGTGTTCGGAGGAGTCGAAGCGCACCGAGTCGAAGACGTAGAACTCCGCCTCCGGACCGAAGAAGACGGTGTCGGCGATGCCCGACTCGGTGATGTACTGCTCTGCCTTCCGCGCGATGTTGCGCGGGTCACGGCTGTACGGCTCGCGCGTGAACGGGTCGTGGACGAAGAAGTTCATCGACAGCGTCTTGTTCGTCCGGAACGGGTCGATACGGGCCGTGGCCGGGTCCGGAAGCAGCAGCATGTCGGATTCGTGAATCGACTGGAAACCGCGCACAGACGAACCGTCGAAGGCCAGGCCTTCTTCGAAGGCGTCCGCGTCGAAAGCCTTGGCGGGGACGGTGAAGTGCTGCATGATGCCTGGCAGGTCGCAGAACCTCACATCGATGAATTGCACGTCCTCGTCCGCGATCAGACGCAGGACATCGTCTGCAGTAGTGGACACCCTCGGTGACTCCTTCGTGTTCGAGCTCGTGCGGCGGTACTCTCTTCGGTTCACGCTAGGAGCGCGGTGTTGCCCGACCGTCACCCGTATGTTTCGCCGGTGTTAACGCCAGCGGCTGAAACCGAATGGTCGACCAGCGCGACGGCTGCCGCTACCTGCGCTTTACCCTGGATGAGTGGCACGGTGGACGGGCGAGTGGCTCTCCTCACTCGGCGGCGTTAACGAGACATCGGACGGCAAGCCACCCCGGTGGCCGGGTGAGCGGTTGGGGCTGCCCGAAAGCGGTGCCGGCTCAGTGGCGGGAGCGGGTCGCCGACTCGTGGCGCTATTGCTGGACCTGCTGCTGGCGTCGTTGTTGACGTCGCTGTTCGTACGGCCTGACTACTCGAACGTAGCAGTGATGCAGGAGTACAACTTGTGGTCGCTGGGGGTGTGGGCAGCGATCACCGTGTTACCGGTGACGTTCTTCGGGTTCACCCCCGGGATGGCGAGCAGGCGTATTCGTGTAGCGAGGCTCGACGGCGGCACGGTGGTCGGCCTTCCGCGCGCCCTGCTGCGCGCGGTGCTGACCTTCCTGATCATCCCGGCGGCCGTTCGCAACGAGGACGGCCGCGGCTGGCACGACCGGCTCACCGCTACGGTCGTGGTGCTCATCCGCTGAGGTTGCCGCCCGGGTCGGCACCGCCGATCGACTATTGCCGGTGTGCCTGTCGAAGGCCCGCCGCAGGGCCGGGCGGGTGTTATGGCGGGTAGACCTGCGGGGTGTCAGCGGCGCCGGATGGTGCGCTGGACGTTGCGCATCTTGGCACCCTGCGGCATCGGTCCCTTCGGCATGGCGGCACCACGGTTGCCCAGCGCCGACAGCTTGGCCTCGAGCGTGTCCACCTGACGCGGCTTGAGATTGCGGGGCAGCTTCATCATGTAGTTCTGCAAGCGGCGCAGCGGCACCTGACCCTCGTCGTTGCCGATGATCACATCGTAGATCGGAGTCTCGCCGACCAGCCGCGCGATGCGCTTCTTCTCCTGCGAGATCAGTGTCCTCACCCGGTGTGGCGCGCCCTCGCCCACCAGAACGACACCGGGACCGCCGAGCACCCGGTGGACGGCGTCGAGTTGAGTCGTGGCCGCCACGGTCTGTGTCACCCGCCACTTGCCGCGCATGTTGTCCAGTGCCCAGGCGGCCGCGCCGGGCTGGCCCTCAGCTTTGGCGAAGACCGTCTTCTGCACCCGGCGACCAAAGATGATCACGGCAGCGAGCACTCCGAACATGGCGCCGACCGGCAACAGCAGCCACTGGATGCCGAATGGCAAACCGATGCCGAAGGCCGCACCGGTCACAACGAGAAAAGACCCCAGCATCCACGGGATGAGAGCCTTGTCCTCCTTGCGCTGCATCTTGAACGCTTGGAAGAGCTGTCCGCGTCGCGCCTTGCTCGCCGCGCGCTTCTCCTTCTTGGCCTGCTTCGCGGCCTCTTTGTCCTGCTTTCCCGCCATAATGCATCAGGATACGGGCGACCATGCGGGTGCGGGCCTGTCGGTACCCTCTGCGAGGATGCCGCCGTGGGAAGTGTCGGCACGTCGGACCGTGGCCGGGCTCCGCTGGAGGGACTGGACCCGCAACAGCGCGCCGCGGCGAGCGCGCCGCGGGGGCCGGTGTGCGTGCTCGCGGGCGCGGGCACCGGCAAGACGAGGACCATCACCCGGCGAATCGCCCACCTGGTGCGTAGCGGTCAGGTTTCAGCAGGCCAGGTGCTCGCCGTCACGTTCACGTCCCGTGCCGCGGGTGAGTTGAGGTCGCGGCTGCGGCAGCTCGGTGTCGAGGGCGCCCAGGCGCGCACGTTCCACGCCGCGGCACTGCGTCAGCTTCGATACTTCTGGCCACGGATCGTCGGGGATCGGCAGTGGGACCTCGTCGAGGGCAACAAGCTGCGCATGGTGGCACTGGCGGCGACCAGGCTTCGGCTGTCGACCGAGGTGGAGCTGTTACGAGATCTCGCAGGCGAGATCGAATGGGCCAAGGCCTCGCTGGTCGGGCCCGAGGAGTACCCCTCCGTCGCGGCGAGGTCGCGTCGTGATCTTCCGTTGGGCGCTGAGGACATCGCGAAGCTGTACCGCACCTACGAGGCGGTCAAGAACGAACAGCAACTGCTCGACTTCGACGACCTGTTGTTACACACCACGGCCGCCCTCGAGGAGCACCAGGAGGTCGCCGAGGAGTTCCGGGACCGGTACCGGTGTTTCGTCGTCGACGAGTACCAGGACATCACCCCTGCGCAGCAACGGCTGCTGGATGCCTGGCTCGGTAGCAGGGACGACCTGACCGTCGTCGGTGACGCCAACCAGACAATCTATTCCTTCGGTGGTGCGTCACCGCGCCCACTGCTCGACTTCACTCGCCGCTTCCCCGAAGCCACGGTGGTGCGGCTGGAACGTGACTACCGTTCCACTCCGCAGGTGGTGGCGCTGGCGAATCGGGTGATCAGTTCCGCGCGGGGCCGTCCCGCCGGTTCCCGGCTCGAGCTTGTCGGGCAGCGCAAAGCCGGTCCGCAGCCACGGTTCGCCGAATACGAGGACGAGCAGTCGGAAGCCGCCGCCGTCGCCGGCAGGATCAAGGAACTGCTCGAAGCAGGCGTACCAGCCAGTGAGATCGCGGTGCTGTTCCGCGTCAACGCCCAGTCGGAAGCCTACGAGCAGGCGCTGTCGGATGCGGCGATCCCGTACCTGGTCCGTGGCGGCGAGCGGTTCTTCGCTCGCACCGAGGTCCGACAGGCTGTGGCCGCGCTACGCAAGGCGGCGTCGGCGCAGGGCGGCCAGGATGCCGAACTCGTCACCTCGGTACGGCGGGTCCTCACCCGCGTCGGGCTTACCGACCGGCCTCCAGCGGGTGGCGCCGCCAAGGAGAGGTGGGATGCGTTGCTCGCGCTCGTGGAGTTGGCCGAGGAACTCGCCACGGCCAAGGACGGTGCCACGCTTACCGACTTCCTAGCCGAACTCGACCAGCGTGCCGCCGCTGCGCATCCGCCGACCGTGGACGGCATCACGTTGGCGTCACTTCACGCGGCCAAGGGGCTGGAGTGGGACGCGGTCTTCCTGGTCGGCCTGGCCGAAGGCACGCTGCCGATACAACACGCCGACGGCAACCCGGACGCGATCGAGGAGGAACGCAGGCTCTTCTACGTCGGCGTTACGCGAGCGAGGGAGCATCTGTCGTTGTCCTGGGCGCTGTCGCGCGGCCCGGGACGTAGGGCCAACCGAAGGCGTAGCCGTTTCCTCCACGGGTTGCTCCCTCAGGAGTTCGTCGCCGGGAACCGGGGCGGTTCCGGGCGGCGCGGCGCGGCCCCG encodes:
- a CDS encoding bifunctional [glutamine synthetase] adenylyltransferase/[glutamine synthetase]-adenylyl-L-tyrosine phosphorylase, producing the protein MVERVRPTASAARFGFTDDRAGELLSAAGWWAESGPVEGCENVVAAFGRAPDPDLALFCIDRIRTADPDAWPDLAAALRDDADLRGRLLAVLGTSTALGDVLVGSPGSWRLLADAGRTPTADYTTVLAEAIEDGTEVLTGPPAERALRKAYRALLLEVAAADLGHLVEPQLDRPSFTETTAALTALAEAALRAGLRVALREVADSSSATLAVIAMGKCGGRELNYVSDVDVVFVGEGDLQVATRLATTMARVVGNACFEVDAALRPEGKAGALVRTLEGHETYYKKWARTWEFQALLKARPVAGDAELGRRYAELVTPLVWSAAERENFVADVQQMRRRVESHVPSQLVDRELKLGRGGLRDVEFAVQLLQLVHGRVDPELRSASTMEALEALGGGGYVGRVDAAELRMSYEFLRTVEHRLQLRSLRRTHLFPAFGDTEQLRWLARATGIQPVRGQSRGEVLTAEFRRHAQRIRRLHEKLFYRPLLDAVARVPTAALRLTTSQAESRLAALGYAAPEGALHHIKALTSGVSRRAAIQQTLLPVLLDLLADTPDPDGGLLAYRKVSEALAETPWYLRVLRDEAAVVERLATLLGTARLVPDLLVRAPEVLKLLGEVDRLAGRSPDEVATSLRSAARRQPGMDAAVATARSLRRHELLRVACADLLGMLEVRAVCTALSSVWVAVLQSAVAAAIRQRSAELGAEPARIAVIGMGRLGGAELGYGSDADVLFVCERSGGASDGEALRFATSVAETVRRSLSAPSQDPALEVDTDLRPEGRGGPLVRTLDSYRAYYERWGQVWEAQALLRAKPVAGDEDLGQRFVAAIDPVRYPDGGLDQAKVREIRRIKARVDTERMPKGADPTTHAKLGRGGLADIEWTAQLMQLRYAHEVPALRTTSTHAALRALAQAGLAETADVESLVSAWELATRARNMAMLVRGKAVDQLPTSGRELAAVARVFGYSADDDPGEFIDSYRRVTRRAHSVVERLFYES
- a CDS encoding acyl-CoA thioesterase, coding for MTEHETFRIRLKVRHYELDSLGHVNHAVYHSYGEVARLELFEKAGGGPGSSHDQRLAPVMLESHISFRRELRSGEEIDVTCRAKFGDGKTFRMDSGIYKADGTLSAEITCTLGLMDLERRKLVADPRGWFERSGVDMKLLCGE
- a CDS encoding DNA topoisomerase IB, with amino-acid sequence MRLHRSDLSRPGIRRRRSGKGFRYVQPDGSPLRDEDTAARIRGLAIPPAWRGVWICPRPDGHIQAIGVDGAGRRQYLYHSQWRRARDEEKHKRVAALGAILPRLRARLREQLDAPGLGRERVLAAALRMIDRGVFRVGHEQYAEDNGSRGAATLLRDHVRIRRDELTFRFPAKGGAVATATLPDEQLAAVLTALRRRRTADPRLLAYRTANGWRNVRAEDVNERFKELAGEDFTVKDLRTWNATVLAAVGLGGTEPPSSQRATKRAISAVLRDVADELGNTPAVARRSYVDPRVITAFTDGLTIRSAVRRVGQHGLNDDDTRAHLERAVLRLLRKAGQNATAGAGCCRPQRRR
- the glnA gene encoding type I glutamate--ammonia ligase, which codes for MSTTADDVLRLIADEDVQFIDVRFCDLPGIMQHFTVPAKAFDADAFEEGLAFDGSSVRGFQSIHESDMLLLPDPATARIDPFRTNKTLSMNFFVHDPFTREPYSRDPRNIARKAEQYITESGIADTVFFGPEAEFYVFDSVRFDSSEHATFHEIDSVEGWWNTGTREEGGNRGYKTKFKGGYFPVPPVDHYADLRDEIVNKLTGSGFTIERAHHEVGTAGQAEINYKFNTLLHAADDLQLFKYIVKNTAWNAGKTATFMPKPLFGDNGSGMHCHQSLWKDGTPLFYDESGYAGLSDTARHYIGGILAHAPSLLAFTNPTVNSYHRLVPGFEAPVSLVYSQRNRSACVRIPITGSNAKAKRIEFRCPDSSGNPYLAFAAMMMAGLDGIKNKIEPPEPIDKDLYELPPEEAKNVKLVPGDLGSVLDSLEADHDFLLEGGVFTPDVIETWIAFKRENEIDPLRLRPHPYEFALYYDV
- a CDS encoding RDD family protein — translated: MARWTGEWLSSLGGVNETSDGKPPRWPGERLGLPESGAGSVAGAGRRLVALLLDLLLASLLTSLFVRPDYSNVAVMQEYNLWSLGVWAAITVLPVTFFGFTPGMASRRIRVARLDGGTVVGLPRALLRAVLTFLIIPAAVRNEDGRGWHDRLTATVVVLIR
- a CDS encoding DUF4191 domain-containing protein, whose product is MAGKQDKEAAKQAKKEKRAASKARRGQLFQAFKMQRKEDKALIPWMLGSFLVVTGAAFGIGLPFGIQWLLLPVGAMFGVLAAVIIFGRRVQKTVFAKAEGQPGAAAWALDNMRGKWRVTQTVAATTQLDAVHRVLGGPGVVLVGEGAPHRVRTLISQEKKRIARLVGETPIYDVIIGNDEGQVPLRRLQNYMMKLPRNLKPRQVDTLEAKLSALGNRGAAMPKGPMPQGAKMRNVQRTIRRR
- a CDS encoding ATP-dependent DNA helicase UvrD2, translating into MGSVGTSDRGRAPLEGLDPQQRAAASAPRGPVCVLAGAGTGKTRTITRRIAHLVRSGQVSAGQVLAVTFTSRAAGELRSRLRQLGVEGAQARTFHAAALRQLRYFWPRIVGDRQWDLVEGNKLRMVALAATRLRLSTEVELLRDLAGEIEWAKASLVGPEEYPSVAARSRRDLPLGAEDIAKLYRTYEAVKNEQQLLDFDDLLLHTTAALEEHQEVAEEFRDRYRCFVVDEYQDITPAQQRLLDAWLGSRDDLTVVGDANQTIYSFGGASPRPLLDFTRRFPEATVVRLERDYRSTPQVVALANRVISSARGRPAGSRLELVGQRKAGPQPRFAEYEDEQSEAAAVAGRIKELLEAGVPASEIAVLFRVNAQSEAYEQALSDAAIPYLVRGGERFFARTEVRQAVAALRKAASAQGGQDAELVTSVRRVLTRVGLTDRPPAGGAAKERWDALLALVELAEELATAKDGATLTDFLAELDQRAAAAHPPTVDGITLASLHAAKGLEWDAVFLVGLAEGTLPIQHADGNPDAIEEERRLFYVGVTRAREHLSLSWALSRGPGRRANRRRSRFLHGLLPQEFVAGNRGGSGRRGAAPKARCRLCDRPLVGTMEVKLGRCGSCPAEVDEGLLVRLKDWRARRARELNVPAFVVFTDATLLAIAEQRPTDDRALVSISGIGATKLDRFGADVLAVIKECDGR